A single genomic interval of Mucilaginibacter robiniae harbors:
- the gmd gene encoding GDP-mannose 4,6-dehydratase translates to MKKAIVTGITGQDGAYLTELLLEKGYEVHGIKRRSSLFNTDRIDHLYQDPHEGNPRMVLHFGDLSDSTNLIRIIQQVQPDEIYNLGAMSHVKVSFDTPEYTANADGIGTLRILEAVRLLGLTEKTRIYQASTSELYGLVQAVPQSETTPFYPRSPYAVAKLYGYWITVNYREAYNMYACNGILFNHESPLRGETFVTRKITRAVAKIAMGLQDKLYLGNLDAQRDWGHAKDYVEAMYLILQQEKPEDFVIATGVTTRVREFVRLAFERVGIEVTFRGEGASEKGYVVSCTNPDYQIEEGTEVVAVDPKYFRPTEVDLLIGDPTKSQTQLGWKPKYDLQALVSEMVDADVELFQKEKLLKDSGYKIKNQYE, encoded by the coding sequence ATGAAAAAAGCGATAGTTACCGGGATCACGGGTCAGGATGGGGCCTACTTAACGGAGTTGTTATTGGAAAAGGGCTATGAGGTGCATGGCATCAAGCGTAGGTCTTCTTTGTTCAACACCGACCGCATTGACCACTTGTACCAGGATCCGCATGAGGGTAACCCGCGCATGGTGCTGCACTTTGGGGATCTGTCCGACTCGACCAATCTGATCCGCATTATTCAGCAGGTACAACCCGATGAGATCTATAACCTGGGTGCCATGTCGCACGTGAAGGTAAGCTTTGATACGCCGGAGTACACCGCCAATGCCGATGGTATCGGTACGCTGCGCATCCTGGAAGCGGTACGCCTATTGGGCTTAACGGAAAAGACCCGCATCTATCAGGCTTCTACCTCGGAGCTATACGGACTGGTGCAGGCCGTGCCACAATCCGAAACTACGCCGTTCTACCCGCGTTCGCCTTATGCCGTAGCTAAGCTGTACGGCTACTGGATTACTGTGAATTATCGGGAAGCTTACAACATGTATGCTTGCAATGGTATTTTGTTTAACCACGAAAGCCCGCTGCGTGGCGAAACCTTCGTGACCCGTAAGATCACCCGTGCGGTAGCGAAGATTGCTATGGGCTTACAAGATAAGCTATACTTGGGCAACTTGGATGCACAGCGCGACTGGGGACATGCCAAAGACTATGTAGAGGCCATGTATCTGATCCTGCAACAAGAGAAACCCGAAGACTTCGTGATTGCCACCGGTGTGACCACCCGTGTACGGGAGTTTGTCCGCCTAGCTTTTGAGCGCGTTGGCATCGAGGTGACCTTCCGCGGCGAAGGTGCGAGCGAGAAAGGCTATGTAGTAAGCTGCACTAACCCGGACTACCAGATAGAAGAAGGCACCGAAGTGGTTGCGGTAGATCCTAAGTACTTCCGCCCAACCGAAGTGGATTTGCTGATTGGTGATCCGACCAAATCCCAAACCCAGCTGGGCTGGAAGCCAAAGTATGACCTGCAAGCGTTGGTAAGCGAGATGGTAGATGCCGATGTGGAGCTGTTCCAGAAAGAAAAGCTGCTGAAGGATTCCGGCTACAAGATCAAAAACCAGTACGAATAA
- the porN gene encoding type IX secretion system ring subunit PorN/GldN: MKNITHKIYVSAVCLLSLILVCNVAEAQKSKSRRSTARTTKSRSARTTKRTTTRTTAPTTEPAFTRTPEHASVAPVTAQAVPDTADMPIDTIVPMDGYYKNTLYTRAKSFAYPAVNSNDVRFYKRVWRDIDLKDPKNMLLNTPGSTLASVVLEGVKLRRITAYQPSITNSDSTFAKPLRVSHAMGLLQDSAMVDQFDANGNKVGSKMVLNDFNPERITKFRIKEDIYFDKKRSLVVSRIIGIAPLKSIQAGGQEIGEAPVFWLYFPQCRDYFATKDLSDPERKLYDTSLDDIFLQKKYSSVIVRSTGTTNNGQAGASDPALQLTAAQLSATNANQNTQASSEAVEAKIQNFKNETWDYKVQQKPVSAKSAKKEKPAKAVKPVKTDKASK, translated from the coding sequence ATGAAAAATATAACGCATAAAATTTACGTTTCTGCTGTGTGCCTGCTCAGTTTGATATTGGTGTGCAACGTAGCAGAAGCGCAAAAAAGTAAATCACGTAGAAGCACCGCCCGTACTACCAAGTCACGAAGTGCCAGAACAACTAAACGCACTACAACCAGAACTACCGCACCTACTACTGAGCCTGCTTTTACTAGAACACCCGAACACGCATCAGTAGCGCCAGTAACTGCCCAAGCCGTACCCGACACTGCCGATATGCCGATTGATACTATTGTGCCTATGGATGGTTACTATAAAAACACCTTATATACGCGCGCAAAATCATTTGCTTACCCTGCAGTTAACAGCAATGATGTTAGATTTTACAAACGTGTTTGGCGAGACATTGACCTGAAAGACCCCAAAAATATGTTACTGAACACTCCTGGTTCAACCTTGGCTTCTGTTGTATTGGAAGGGGTAAAATTACGCCGTATAACGGCATATCAGCCCAGCATTACTAATAGCGACAGTACATTTGCCAAACCTTTAAGAGTAAGCCATGCTATGGGTTTGTTACAGGATAGTGCCATGGTTGATCAATTTGATGCTAACGGCAACAAAGTAGGATCTAAAATGGTATTAAATGATTTTAACCCGGAGCGCATTACCAAATTCAGGATTAAGGAAGATATTTACTTTGATAAAAAACGCTCGCTGGTAGTAAGTCGTATTATAGGCATAGCTCCTTTAAAAAGTATTCAGGCTGGTGGTCAGGAAATTGGCGAAGCGCCTGTATTCTGGTTATATTTCCCACAATGCCGTGATTATTTTGCCACCAAAGATCTTTCAGATCCTGAACGAAAATTATATGATACCAGTCTGGACGATATTTTTCTTCAGAAAAAATACAGCAGCGTAATTGTAAGATCTACCGGAACAACCAACAATGGGCAAGCCGGCGCCTCTGATCCTGCTTTGCAATTAACCGCAGCACAATTAAGTGCAACCAACGCTAACCAAAATACACAAGCCAGCTCTGAAGCTGTTGAAGCTAAAATACAAAACTTTAAAAACGAAACTTGGGATTATAAAGTACAGCAAAAACCAGTTTCTGCTAAAAGTGCTAAAAAAGAAAAACCAGCTAAAGCAGTAAAACCAGTTAAAACTGATAAAGCCAGTAAATAA
- the rfbD gene encoding dTDP-4-dehydrorhamnose reductase, with the protein MSKIIVFGASGQLGQCLKQVVAEQQITDVHFFSGTEGNVLNMDVLDEIFKNEHPAYCINCAAYTAVDKAEDEIEIARKVNKDGAANLAQLCKTYQSTLIHVSTDFVFEGTAPYPQVETDATNPINVYGLTKLEGEQAIAATLPQHYIIRTSWLYSEHANNFVKTMLRLGKEKDELKIIADQIGTPTYAIDLARCIVHLILNDKHQYGVYHYSNEGVTSWYDFAKAVFDISGVQIRVLPVRTSEYITKAIRPAYSVMDKTKIKTMLGIEVPYWRESLNICITKLQKQQ; encoded by the coding sequence ATGAGTAAAATTATTGTTTTTGGGGCATCAGGGCAGTTAGGTCAATGCCTTAAGCAAGTAGTAGCAGAGCAGCAGATAACTGATGTACACTTTTTTTCTGGAACTGAAGGTAACGTCTTGAACATGGATGTACTGGATGAAATTTTTAAAAATGAACACCCCGCTTACTGTATTAACTGTGCTGCTTATACAGCAGTTGACAAGGCTGAAGACGAAATTGAAATAGCCCGCAAGGTTAACAAAGATGGTGCCGCTAACCTGGCCCAACTTTGTAAAACCTATCAATCTACACTTATTCATGTTTCTACCGATTTTGTGTTTGAAGGAACTGCGCCATACCCGCAGGTAGAAACTGACGCCACTAACCCGATTAATGTTTACGGTTTAACCAAACTGGAAGGTGAGCAGGCTATTGCTGCTACTTTACCGCAGCATTATATTATCAGAACCAGCTGGTTGTATTCAGAACATGCCAATAATTTTGTGAAAACCATGTTGCGATTAGGCAAGGAGAAAGATGAACTCAAAATTATTGCTGACCAAATAGGCACACCAACTTACGCTATTGATTTAGCTCGTTGTATTGTGCACCTTATTTTAAACGATAAGCACCAGTATGGTGTTTACCATTATAGTAATGAGGGGGTAACTTCTTGGTATGATTTTGCCAAAGCTGTTTTTGATATAAGCGGCGTGCAAATACGAGTATTACCTGTACGTACCAGCGAATACATAACCAAAGCCATACGGCCAGCTTATTCAGTGATGGATAAAACTAAAATTAAAACCATGCTGGGGATAGAAGTTCCGTATTGGCGCGAAAGCTTGAATATTTGTATAACTAAGCTGCAGAAGCAGCAATAA
- the porK gene encoding T9SS ring complex lipoprotein PorK/GldK gives MKITFSRIAISLSAILALSACNHNKRLADLYTIPNVRTSVPTLNAMAPPGMIYVPAGTIIDKPSITDTAIAGDTSQKRVTVSAFFMDKTEVTNKQYRTFVDWVADSVAITDYLKDPKYFVKVDKPKAVKSGGKKGSPAIPEAPIDTNKRINWNQIDGREPLWKSTSPEIRNRLINQMVYMENGELKLNEEKVKYSFTHLVTNRQGVSKYATEYIPVLPDTKVWTEDFPNAQMEMMDNNYYTNLGYNDYPVVGVTWKQARCYINWRSKIFLRQVGPNSIVRTFNLVFNLPTEAQWEYAASYGMRDTDMNKLAAIHTTVRDQQNRKKKKDVDELIVNFKQREGDYAQDGATTTMPVKSYAPNKLGLYNMLGNVSEWTLDAFSPSYKEFIHDLNPVLLYDANDNDSEILRRKVVRGGSWKDNGSMLSPINRSYELQNVSHSYIGFRCVMPAPDITPDQVKTRKIAKL, from the coding sequence ATGAAAATAACTTTTTCCCGTATTGCAATTTCCCTTTCCGCCATTCTAGCCCTATCAGCCTGTAACCATAATAAACGTTTAGCAGACCTGTACACTATCCCGAACGTCAGAACTAGCGTACCAACATTAAACGCCATGGCGCCTCCGGGTATGATTTACGTTCCGGCCGGAACCATTATTGATAAACCTTCAATAACAGATACAGCCATTGCTGGCGATACATCTCAGAAAAGAGTAACAGTAAGCGCCTTTTTTATGGACAAAACAGAAGTTACCAACAAGCAATACCGCACGTTTGTAGATTGGGTAGCTGATTCGGTAGCAATAACCGATTATTTAAAAGATCCGAAATACTTTGTAAAAGTTGATAAGCCTAAAGCAGTAAAATCAGGTGGCAAAAAAGGCAGTCCTGCTATTCCGGAAGCGCCTATTGATACCAACAAAAGAATTAACTGGAATCAGATTGATGGCCGGGAGCCTTTGTGGAAAAGCACCAGCCCCGAAATACGTAACCGCCTGATTAATCAAATGGTATACATGGAAAATGGGGAACTGAAGCTTAACGAGGAGAAAGTAAAATATTCATTCACCCATTTGGTTACTAATCGTCAGGGTGTAAGTAAATATGCTACAGAATACATTCCAGTTTTGCCTGATACCAAAGTTTGGACTGAAGATTTTCCAAATGCACAGATGGAAATGATGGATAATAACTACTATACCAATTTAGGTTATAATGATTATCCGGTAGTTGGTGTAACCTGGAAACAGGCCCGGTGCTACATTAACTGGAGAAGTAAAATATTTTTAAGACAAGTAGGTCCCAACTCTATTGTCAGAACATTTAATCTGGTGTTCAATCTGCCTACCGAAGCACAATGGGAGTACGCTGCTTCTTATGGTATGCGCGATACAGATATGAACAAGCTAGCTGCTATTCATACCACCGTTCGTGACCAGCAAAATAGAAAAAAGAAAAAAGATGTAGATGAACTGATTGTTAACTTCAAACAGCGTGAAGGTGATTATGCACAAGATGGGGCTACCACAACAATGCCCGTAAAATCTTATGCTCCTAACAAGTTAGGATTATACAATATGTTGGGTAACGTTTCCGAATGGACACTGGATGCCTTCAGCCCATCATATAAAGAATTTATTCATGATTTGAACCCGGTACTACTATACGATGCCAATGACAACGATAGTGAAATTTTAAGACGCAAAGTAGTAAGAGGCGGATCATGGAAAGATAACGGCAGTATGCTGAGCCCGATCAACCGGAGCTATGAACTGCAAAATGTATCTCACTCTTATATTGGTTTCAGATGTGTAATGCCTGCACCGGATATTACTCCAGATCAGGTTAAAACCCGCAAAATCGCTAAACTTTAA
- a CDS encoding D-sedoheptulose-7-phosphate isomerase encodes MLSTIQSHIQSSIQVKQAILADKAILNLIEKSARVIADAYRNGKKTLLAGNGGSAADAQHISGEFVSRFNFDRPAIPSIALSTDTSILTGIGNDYGYERLFARQIEAHGNVGDVFIAISTSGNSPNIIKALETCQTKGVISIGLTGESGGNMAALCDYCIKVPSVQTPRIQESHILIGHIMCHLVEDELFGQYRNVK; translated from the coding sequence ATGCTTTCTACAATTCAATCGCATATTCAATCTTCTATACAGGTAAAACAGGCTATCTTGGCCGATAAAGCCATCCTGAACTTAATTGAAAAGTCGGCACGTGTTATTGCGGATGCGTACCGAAATGGCAAAAAAACTTTATTGGCTGGTAACGGAGGCAGTGCGGCTGATGCACAACATATTTCAGGCGAGTTTGTGAGTCGTTTTAACTTTGACCGTCCTGCTATTCCATCTATTGCTTTATCAACCGATACTTCTATATTAACCGGTATAGGTAATGATTATGGTTATGAGCGTTTGTTTGCCCGGCAAATTGAAGCACATGGCAATGTGGGTGATGTTTTTATCGCTATATCAACTTCCGGTAACTCCCCAAACATTATTAAGGCGCTTGAAACCTGCCAAACAAAGGGAGTAATATCCATAGGTTTAACTGGTGAAAGCGGAGGTAACATGGCCGCATTGTGTGATTATTGTATCAAAGTACCATCGGTGCAAACCCCTCGTATTCAGGAGTCACATATTCTCATCGGCCATATTATGTGCCATTTGGTAGAGGATGAGTTGTTTGGACAGTATCGTAACGTAAAGTGA
- the miaA gene encoding tRNA (adenosine(37)-N6)-dimethylallyltransferase MiaA, producing the protein MSRKYLIVIAGPTAIGKTAAAITLAQHYHTAILSADSRQFYREMTIGTAKPSPDELAAAQHYFINSHSVTDTFTVADFEQQALQVLKQVFTQYNLAIIAGGSGLYVKAVEEGFDELPNVKAGVRDNLNEAFAQCGISYLQDRLKIADPGYYQQVDLNNPQRLIRALEVFESTGTPYSAFRTGNKQQRPFQIIKVGLDMPREALYQRINQRVDMMLAQGLVAEVEQLLHFRHLNALNTVGYIEIFDYLDGKTSLPQAVELIKQNTRRFAKRQLTWFRKDQQITWFAPDDLTGIIRYIDSIIAASAA; encoded by the coding sequence ATGAGCCGTAAATACTTAATAGTTATAGCCGGACCAACTGCTATAGGTAAAACTGCCGCCGCAATCACCTTAGCACAGCATTACCATACGGCTATCTTATCAGCTGATTCCAGGCAGTTTTATCGCGAAATGACTATCGGCACTGCCAAGCCTTCACCAGATGAATTGGCAGCAGCCCAGCACTATTTTATCAATTCGCATTCGGTAACCGACACCTTTACCGTTGCTGATTTTGAACAACAGGCTCTTCAGGTACTTAAGCAGGTATTTACACAATATAACTTAGCTATTATAGCTGGAGGTTCGGGCTTGTATGTAAAAGCTGTAGAAGAAGGCTTTGATGAACTACCCAATGTAAAAGCCGGCGTTCGCGACAATTTGAATGAAGCTTTTGCGCAATGCGGCATCAGCTATCTGCAGGATAGATTGAAAATTGCCGATCCGGGATACTACCAGCAGGTTGATTTAAACAATCCACAGCGCCTTATACGTGCTTTAGAAGTATTTGAGAGTACCGGCACTCCCTACTCTGCGTTTCGTACAGGCAATAAACAACAACGGCCCTTTCAGATTATTAAAGTAGGCTTAGATATGCCGCGTGAAGCTTTATACCAGCGCATCAATCAACGCGTTGATATGATGCTTGCACAAGGCTTAGTGGCCGAAGTGGAACAACTTTTACATTTTCGCCACCTTAATGCGTTAAATACGGTAGGCTATATAGAAATTTTTGATTACTTGGACGGCAAAACCAGTTTACCCCAGGCTGTTGAACTTATTAAGCAAAATACCCGACGTTTTGCCAAGCGCCAGCTTACCTGGTTCAGGAAAGACCAACAGATCACCTGGTTTGCACCTGATGATCTAACTGGCATTATCCGGTATATTGATAGTATTATTGCTGCTTCTGCAGCTTAG
- a CDS encoding UDP-glucuronic acid decarboxylase family protein, producing MQGKRVLITGAAGFLGSHLSDRFIKEGCRVVGMDNLITGDLRNIEHLFKLEQFEFYNHDVSKFVHVPGELDYILHFASPASPIDYLKIPIQTLKVGSLGTHNLLGLARAKGARILVASTSEVYGDPSVNPQPEEYWGNVNPVGPRGVYDEAKRFQEAITMAYHTFHGLETRIVRIFNTYGPRMRLNDGRVLPAFIGQALRGEPLTMFGDGSQTRSFCYVDDLVEGIYRLLLSDYVQPMNVGNPDEITIREFGEEIIRLTGTDQQLISKPLPTDDPKQRRPDITKAKALLGWQPKVSRQEGLKITYEYFRSLPEHEIQHKEFTQFIK from the coding sequence CTGCAAGGTAAAAGAGTACTCATCACGGGTGCAGCCGGTTTTCTGGGCTCGCACCTCTCGGACCGCTTTATTAAGGAAGGCTGCCGGGTGGTGGGTATGGATAACCTCATTACCGGCGATCTGCGCAACATCGAGCATTTGTTTAAGCTCGAGCAGTTCGAGTTTTATAACCATGACGTATCCAAGTTCGTGCACGTACCGGGCGAGCTGGACTACATTCTGCATTTTGCCTCACCGGCATCTCCCATCGACTACTTAAAGATCCCGATCCAAACACTCAAGGTAGGTTCCTTAGGCACGCATAACCTGTTGGGACTGGCCCGGGCCAAAGGCGCGCGCATCCTGGTGGCTTCCACCTCGGAGGTGTATGGCGACCCTTCGGTAAACCCGCAGCCTGAGGAGTACTGGGGCAACGTGAACCCGGTAGGCCCCAGAGGCGTGTATGATGAGGCTAAGCGCTTTCAGGAAGCCATCACTATGGCTTACCACACCTTTCACGGGCTCGAAACGCGCATCGTGCGCATCTTTAACACGTATGGCCCTAGAATGCGGCTGAATGACGGACGGGTGCTGCCAGCTTTCATTGGTCAGGCGCTGCGCGGTGAGCCGCTTACCATGTTTGGAGACGGTAGTCAGACGCGCTCGTTTTGCTACGTGGATGATCTGGTGGAGGGCATTTACCGGCTGCTGCTGAGCGATTACGTGCAGCCTATGAACGTGGGCAACCCCGATGAGATTACCATCCGGGAGTTTGGCGAGGAGATCATCAGGCTCACCGGCACCGATCAGCAGCTCATCAGTAAGCCGCTGCCCACCGATGACCCTAAGCAAAGAAGGCCGGACATCACCAAAGCCAAGGCGCTGCTGGGCTGGCAGCCCAAGGTAAGCCGGCAAGAAGGGCTCAAGATTACCTACGAGTACTTCCGCTCGCTGCCTGAACACGAAATTCAACATAAAGAATTTACACAGTTCATTAAGTAA
- a CDS encoding UDP-glucose dehydrogenase family protein, with protein MRIAVVGTGYVGLVTGTCLAETGNEVVCVDINQKKVEMMQQGQLPIYEPGLEQLFHRNIAQGRLRFTTSLSEGIEEAKIIFLALPTPPGGNGAADLSYVLGAAADIAGLLTSYKVIVTKSTVPVGTADKVTAIMQQHIREGVSYAVVSNPEFLREGVAVEDFMKPDRVVVGTSDERARKLMAELYGPYVRQGNPIIFMDERSSELTKYAANSFLATKISFMNEIANLCERVGADVDMVRKGIGADERIGRRFLFAGIGYGGSCFPKDVQALAKSAEENHYDFKILDAVMDVNQTQKRMLVEKVSNYYQGDLSGKHFALWGLAFKPETDDIREAPALEIIDALLSAGATVSAFDPEGMNNVKALLGEKITFAENPYAALEGADALLIVTEWQLFRTPDFERVGSLLKAKVIFDGRNLYDIQKMIDCGFYYNSIGRKVVGREQVVESSKA; from the coding sequence ATGAGAATAGCAGTCGTGGGGACGGGGTATGTGGGTCTGGTTACCGGCACGTGTTTAGCGGAGACGGGCAACGAGGTGGTGTGTGTAGACATCAACCAGAAGAAAGTAGAGATGATGCAACAAGGGCAGCTGCCCATCTATGAGCCGGGGCTGGAGCAGCTCTTTCACCGCAACATTGCCCAGGGCCGCCTACGTTTTACCACCTCGCTCTCGGAGGGCATCGAAGAGGCCAAGATCATCTTTTTAGCCCTGCCTACCCCGCCGGGCGGCAATGGCGCCGCAGACCTGAGTTACGTACTGGGTGCCGCAGCTGATATTGCCGGGCTTTTGACCAGCTATAAAGTGATTGTGACCAAGTCTACCGTTCCGGTAGGCACAGCCGATAAGGTGACTGCTATCATGCAGCAGCACATTCGTGAAGGGGTGAGCTATGCCGTAGTGTCTAACCCCGAGTTTTTGCGCGAGGGCGTAGCCGTAGAAGACTTCATGAAGCCGGACCGCGTAGTGGTGGGTACCTCCGATGAGCGGGCCCGCAAGCTGATGGCCGAGCTGTACGGCCCTTATGTACGCCAGGGTAACCCCATCATCTTTATGGATGAGCGCTCTTCGGAACTGACCAAGTATGCGGCCAACTCCTTTTTAGCTACCAAGATCTCCTTTATGAACGAGATTGCCAACCTGTGCGAGCGCGTAGGCGCCGACGTGGACATGGTGCGCAAGGGCATCGGCGCAGATGAGCGCATCGGCAGAAGGTTCTTGTTTGCCGGCATTGGTTATGGCGGCAGCTGCTTTCCGAAAGACGTACAGGCGCTGGCCAAATCAGCCGAGGAAAACCACTACGACTTCAAGATCCTGGATGCGGTGATGGACGTCAACCAAACCCAAAAGCGCATGCTGGTAGAAAAAGTAAGCAACTACTACCAGGGCGATCTGAGCGGCAAGCACTTTGCCTTGTGGGGACTGGCCTTTAAGCCGGAAACGGATGACATCCGTGAAGCCCCGGCACTGGAGATTATTGATGCGCTGCTTTCGGCAGGCGCTACGGTGTCGGCCTTTGACCCGGAAGGCATGAACAATGTCAAAGCGCTGCTGGGCGAGAAGATTACCTTTGCCGAGAACCCGTATGCAGCGCTGGAAGGCGCCGATGCACTGCTGATTGTTACCGAGTGGCAGCTGTTCCGTACGCCGGACTTTGAGCGCGTAGGCTCGCTGCTGAAAGCCAAGGTCATCTTTGATGGGCGTAATTTGTACGACATTCAAAAGATGATTGACTGCGGCTTTTACTACAACTCCATCGGCCGCAAGGTGGTGGGCCGGGAACAAGTTGTAGAAAGTAGTAAGGCTTAA
- the fcl gene encoding GDP-L-fucose synthase — MEKGAKIYIAGHRGMVGSAIVRKLQAEGYQHLITRTSSELDLRNQQQVQDFFAREQPEYVFLAAAKVGGIVANNTYRGEFLYDNLQIQNNIIHASYLQGVKKLMFLGSSCIYPKLAPQPLKEAYLLTGLLEETNEPYAIAKIAGIKLCDAYRAQYGCNYISVMPTNLYGYNDNYHPQNSHVLPAMIRRFHEAKEQGLQEVVIWGTGTPRREFLFADDLAAACYYLMEHYNEPGLVNIGTGEDISIRELAELVSQVVGYEGSISLDTSKPDGAPRKLMDVSKLHEWGWHHTIELPQGIQLAYQDFLLKQREGSNTTVLV; from the coding sequence ATGGAAAAAGGAGCAAAGATATACATTGCCGGACATCGCGGCATGGTCGGCTCGGCTATTGTGCGCAAGCTGCAGGCCGAGGGCTACCAACACCTTATTACACGCACCTCCTCAGAGCTGGACTTAAGAAACCAGCAGCAGGTGCAGGACTTTTTTGCCCGCGAGCAGCCCGAGTACGTGTTTTTGGCTGCGGCCAAGGTGGGCGGCATTGTGGCCAACAACACCTACCGGGGCGAGTTCTTGTATGACAACTTGCAGATTCAAAACAACATCATTCATGCCTCGTATCTGCAAGGCGTCAAAAAGCTGATGTTTTTAGGTTCGAGCTGCATTTACCCCAAGTTAGCCCCGCAGCCGCTCAAAGAAGCGTATCTGCTGACGGGCCTGTTGGAGGAAACCAACGAGCCGTATGCCATTGCCAAGATTGCCGGCATTAAGCTGTGCGATGCTTACCGGGCACAGTACGGGTGTAACTACATCTCAGTGATGCCCACCAACTTGTATGGCTATAATGACAACTACCATCCGCAGAACTCGCATGTACTGCCGGCGATGATCAGAAGGTTTCATGAAGCCAAAGAGCAGGGGCTGCAAGAAGTGGTAATTTGGGGTACGGGTACACCGCGCAGAGAGTTTTTGTTTGCCGATGATCTGGCAGCTGCTTGTTATTACCTGATGGAGCACTACAATGAGCCGGGACTGGTAAACATCGGCACGGGCGAGGATATCAGCATTCGGGAGCTGGCCGAGTTAGTGAGTCAGGTGGTGGGCTATGAGGGCTCGATCAGTTTGGATACCAGCAAGCCTGATGGTGCCCCGCGTAAGCTCATGGACGTGTCTAAGCTGCATGAATGGGGCTGGCACCACACCATTGAACTGCCGCAAGGCATCCAACTCGCTTACCAGGACTTCCTCCTTAAACAAAGGGAAGGATCAAATACAACAGTTTTAGTTTAA
- a CDS encoding class I SAM-dependent methyltransferase, with the protein MKAEIQQFLKEEAKFTDQGNYFEFPIHRRSQSLDANVYYFNHPEWAEEYLTYCHRSDTFKSRWQAATGDWTNKVVIDIGCGPGNIFATLQGKPKHLIGVDVAPKSLELAGNLGYTPVLADANNLPFKSEIADIVVLNAALHHSENMDSVLKEAARLVKPGGVLVTDHDPQHSAWNYKGVGMLLWQARLLYYRLTGYSFHKSAEQQKWALACETHHKPGHGVKRELFESVLEPHGFDVKVYPHNHDLGEEVLQGNIGNPEMKYKIGNILSGRNPSLPSSALSLMCVAKRKLAY; encoded by the coding sequence ATGAAAGCAGAGATACAGCAGTTTTTAAAAGAAGAGGCAAAATTTACAGATCAGGGTAATTACTTTGAGTTTCCCATCCACAGACGTTCCCAATCTTTAGATGCCAATGTGTATTACTTCAATCATCCTGAATGGGCTGAAGAATATCTTACTTATTGTCATCGCAGCGATACTTTCAAGAGCCGATGGCAAGCTGCTACAGGCGATTGGACTAACAAGGTAGTGATTGATATAGGTTGTGGGCCGGGTAATATATTTGCAACATTGCAAGGTAAGCCCAAGCATTTAATTGGGGTGGATGTTGCGCCAAAATCATTAGAGTTAGCTGGTAATCTGGGCTACACTCCGGTATTAGCTGATGCTAATAATCTTCCCTTTAAATCAGAAATTGCAGATATTGTTGTACTGAATGCTGCCTTACACCATTCTGAAAACATGGATTCTGTTTTAAAAGAGGCTGCTCGTTTAGTAAAACCTGGTGGCGTACTGGTTACCGATCATGATCCGCAACATTCGGCCTGGAATTATAAAGGCGTAGGTATGTTGTTATGGCAAGCCCGTTTGTTGTATTATAGGCTTACTGGTTACAGCTTTCATAAATCGGCTGAACAGCAAAAATGGGCTTTAGCGTGTGAAACACATCATAAACCTGGGCATGGCGTAAAACGCGAATTATTTGAAAGTGTACTGGAACCCCATGGCTTTGATGTAAAAGTATATCCGCACAACCATGATTTAGGCGAAGAAGTATTACAGGGTAACATTGGCAATCCTGAAATGAAATACAAAATTGGCAATATTCTATCAGGTAGGAATCCTTCTCTACCTAGCAGCGCATTGTCGCTAATGTGTGTAGCTAAAAGAAAGTTGGCCTATTGA